TTTCTTAGTGACCTAACGAGCCACACAGGTTTAACCAGGATGGCAATAATGTGCCAGTCGGACTTGGAATTCTGTGAAAAGATCAGAAAACCCGGCGCAGACTGTTCTTCGGGAAAAATTGCTGATTAAAGTTTGGTGGATTTACTTTAAACTAGTGGAACATTATTGAAAGGACCTGTGGACCTGAACAAGCTCGACACTCATTTTTGCCGTTaatctaatgtccttcagggaatgaaatctgccgtccttacctggtctggcctacatgtgactccagatccacagcaacgtggttggactcttaactgccccctcaagggcaattagatatgggcaataaatgctgcccagcctgcgacgcccatgtcCCTTGAGCGAATAAAAATAAATCAGGCCAAGTACAAAAATATATTGAGGGAACAGAAAGATTTAGGCTTAGGGATGTTCGAGTTGGCAAGATATGCAGAGGGTAGCAACGAGTAAAACTAACAAAACTGGGTCAATGGTGGGAATAATGGTTGGAAATAAAGTGTAAAAGACAACTAAAAGAGCTGAGCTAGATCTGAGTGAGTGATTCATGTTTGGCATCAACAAACAAGTGccttgcaatgaaatgaaaacgaaAGCTTTCTATTCTCTGTTTATCCACAAGGAAATGACAAAAAGCAGGAAGAATCTGATTGTAAAGCTACTGGCTGGCTTGTTGGAGACTGATGATAATCTCTTGGAGAATGGCTTTGCACCTTTGAAACCGGAAGAGGCAGAAGGGACTTTGTTCGAAGAGAGGTCGGTTAACGCTGGAATTCCACGCAGGGAGCAAAAAACCCCATGCAAACTGTTCTTCTGGAAAACATTTTCCCACTGTTAATAACCGTGTAGTGGATTTTTCTAAAGCAGTGGGAGTATGAAAGAAAAATGGGTGTAAAGGCTTAACTTTAAAACTCGAAAATACACTGCAATCATGTTTTTCTCTAGCCcaaatatttaattcaaatttacaGGAAATGCTTGCAATAAAGTTAACCTGAAAGTTACACCTTTTAAGACATGTGAAATTATTGTGTTTTAAATGAGATAGCAATCCAGTTAAACTTTCTCAGTTTGTTTCTATCATGCCTGTTATTTCCCtgtttttccagcattgtttTCTTCTCTCAGTTCCTCGCTTTCCTTTGGCATGTTAGCCCCCTCTCTTCCCACAG
The sequence above is drawn from the Scyliorhinus canicula chromosome 16, sScyCan1.1, whole genome shotgun sequence genome and encodes:
- the LOC119979554 gene encoding somatostatin-1B-like isoform X2 codes for the protein MKWLMTVSLMSLLYLLRVEGTDLLEERMKLQEMTKSRKNLIVKLLAGLLETDDNLLENGFAPLKPEEAEGTLFEERSVNAGIPRREQKTPCKLFFWKTFSHC
- the LOC119979554 gene encoding somatostatin-1B-like isoform X1, with translation MKWLMTVSLMSLLYLLRVEGTDLLEERMKLQVNREMTKSRKNLIVKLLAGLLETDDNLLENGFAPLKPEEAEGTLFEERSVNAGIPRREQKTPCKLFFWKTFSHC